In one Mucilaginibacter sp. PAMB04168 genomic region, the following are encoded:
- the ftsZ gene encoding cell division protein FtsZ, whose amino-acid sequence MQFEMLKEKSSIIKVVGVGGGGGNAVNHMYKQGITGVDFIICNTDAQALELSPIPNKVQLGASLTEGMGAGSIPEVGKNSAIENIEDVKQMLGSNTKMLFITAGMGGGTGTGASPIIAKAAREMDILTVGIITTPFSFEGKRRKMQAEEGLEELKKYVDSFLVISNDKMRQIFGNLTLGSAFAQADDILTTAAKGIAEIITHPGYINVDFKDVRTVMKDSGVAIMGSYAADGDNRASRAVEGALSSPLLKDNQIEGARYILLNISSGTEQEVTMDEVSIITDYIQEEAGLAADLIWGNCIDESLGNKISVTIIATGFQTKDEREKEQSNKKVVSMLMPENTPLVKPVNEFVKPSVKEDVTAKVVTSQQKQNNLFDLLAHNEEEQGVVRHNLMDEEPEEAPEPEENGLVFKVTETVMNFEPLPQPAPVQPEPEPTPAPMVSADESKTNESIEEQLRKSRERIMRLKDLSMKLRNGNIQELENVPAYKRKEISLQQTPASNESSISKFSLSENDGNPEIRKNNSFLHDNVD is encoded by the coding sequence ATGCAGTTCGAGATGTTAAAAGAAAAATCGTCAATCATCAAAGTTGTTGGTGTTGGCGGTGGCGGCGGTAACGCGGTAAACCACATGTACAAGCAAGGTATTACCGGCGTTGACTTCATAATTTGTAACACAGATGCGCAGGCGCTTGAGCTTAGCCCTATACCTAACAAGGTACAATTAGGTGCAAGTTTAACAGAGGGTATGGGTGCCGGTTCAATTCCGGAAGTAGGTAAAAACTCGGCTATTGAAAACATTGAGGATGTGAAGCAAATGCTGGGCAGCAATACCAAAATGCTGTTTATTACCGCAGGTATGGGTGGTGGTACCGGTACAGGTGCAAGCCCAATTATTGCAAAAGCAGCCCGCGAAATGGATATTTTAACCGTGGGTATCATAACTACGCCGTTCTCTTTTGAGGGTAAGCGTCGTAAAATGCAGGCCGAAGAGGGTTTGGAAGAACTGAAAAAGTATGTGGATTCTTTTTTGGTGATCTCAAACGATAAAATGCGTCAGATCTTTGGTAATCTTACCTTAGGATCGGCATTTGCTCAGGCTGATGATATTTTAACTACTGCCGCCAAAGGCATAGCTGAAATTATTACACACCCCGGCTATATCAACGTTGATTTTAAAGACGTGCGTACCGTAATGAAAGATAGCGGTGTGGCCATCATGGGTAGTTATGCTGCCGATGGTGATAACCGTGCCTCACGTGCGGTTGAAGGAGCCCTGTCATCACCGTTGTTAAAAGATAACCAGATTGAAGGTGCCCGCTACATCCTGTTAAACATCAGCTCGGGTACTGAGCAGGAGGTTACTATGGACGAGGTGAGCATTATTACCGATTACATACAAGAAGAAGCCGGTTTAGCAGCCGACCTGATTTGGGGTAACTGTATAGACGAAAGCCTGGGTAACAAAATTTCGGTTACCATCATAGCAACCGGTTTCCAAACCAAAGACGAGCGCGAGAAAGAGCAAAGCAACAAAAAGGTGGTATCCATGCTGATGCCCGAAAATACACCACTGGTAAAACCGGTCAACGAGTTTGTTAAGCCTTCGGTTAAAGAGGATGTAACGGCTAAAGTGGTTACGTCACAGCAAAAGCAAAACAATCTGTTTGATTTGTTGGCACATAACGAAGAGGAGCAAGGTGTGGTACGCCATAACCTGATGGATGAGGAGCCTGAAGAAGCTCCGGAACCAGAAGAAAATGGCCTTGTATTTAAAGTTACCGAAACGGTAATGAACTTTGAGCCTTTGCCACAGCCAGCCCCGGTACAACCTGAGCCAGAACCAACACCTGCACCCATGGTAAGCGCTGATGAAAGCAAAACCAATGAGTCTATAGAAGAGCAGTTGCGTAAATCGCGCGAGCGCATTATGCGACTGAAGGACCTGAGCATGAAGTTGCGCAACGGCAACATCCAGGAGCTGGAAAACGTACCGGCCTACAAGCGTAAAGAAATTTCGCTGCAGCAAACACCGGCTTCTAACGAAAGCTCTATCTCTAAGTTCTCCCTGTCTGAAAACGACGGTAACCCGGAGATTCGCAAGAACAACTCGTTTTTGCACGATAATGTAGACTAA
- a CDS encoding aminotransferase class I/II-fold pyridoxal phosphate-dependent enzyme: MDLFDKISKNLGGPIGMHQKWSHGYFSFPKLEGEISAHMNFNGKEHLVWSLNNYLGLANHPEVRKADAQAAADYGMAYPMGARMMSGNTKEHESLEQGLAEFVGMEAGFLLNYGYQGMVSIIDTLVDRNDVIVYDAESHACIIDGVRLHMGKRYVYQHNDIESFEKQLERATKLTEQTGGGILVITEGVFGMSGAQGKLKEIVALKDKYNFRLLIDDAHGFGTMGPTGAGTHEEQDCIEGVDVYFGTFAKSMAGIGAFVAAKADIIAYLRYNMRSQTFAKALPMPMVIGLQKRFELLKSKPELREKLWTIAHTLQAGLKERGFDIGNTNTMVTPVFLKGELLEATSLTRDLRENYGIFCSIVVYPVIPKGLIVLRLIPTATHSLEDVQRTLDAYSEVAQKLKEGVYKEDSMAIA, from the coding sequence TTGGATTTATTTGACAAGATATCGAAAAACTTAGGTGGTCCTATTGGGATGCACCAGAAATGGTCGCACGGTTATTTCTCGTTCCCCAAACTGGAGGGCGAAATATCGGCACATATGAATTTTAATGGCAAAGAGCACCTGGTTTGGAGCCTGAACAATTACCTGGGTTTGGCCAATCATCCGGAGGTTCGTAAAGCTGATGCGCAAGCTGCCGCTGACTATGGGATGGCTTACCCGATGGGTGCCCGCATGATGTCTGGCAATACCAAAGAGCACGAATCATTAGAGCAAGGACTGGCCGAATTTGTAGGCATGGAAGCTGGCTTCTTACTTAACTACGGTTACCAGGGCATGGTATCTATTATTGATACACTGGTTGACCGTAATGATGTGATAGTGTACGATGCCGAATCACACGCCTGTATTATTGATGGCGTACGCCTGCACATGGGCAAGCGTTATGTATACCAGCATAATGATATCGAAAGCTTTGAAAAGCAACTGGAGCGTGCCACCAAGCTAACTGAACAAACAGGTGGCGGCATACTGGTGATTACCGAAGGTGTTTTTGGTATGTCGGGCGCGCAGGGCAAGTTGAAAGAGATTGTAGCATTAAAAGATAAATACAACTTCCGTTTGCTGATTGACGATGCACACGGTTTCGGTACCATGGGCCCAACTGGTGCAGGTACACATGAGGAGCAGGATTGTATTGAAGGTGTGGATGTATACTTTGGTACCTTCGCTAAATCGATGGCCGGTATTGGCGCTTTCGTGGCAGCCAAAGCAGATATTATTGCTTACCTGCGCTATAATATGCGTTCGCAAACGTTTGCTAAAGCATTACCTATGCCTATGGTTATTGGTTTACAAAAGCGTTTCGAACTGCTTAAATCAAAACCCGAACTGCGCGAAAAGCTTTGGACTATTGCCCATACTTTGCAAGCCGGCTTAAAAGAACGTGGATTTGATATTGGCAACACCAATACGATGGTAACACCGGTATTTTTGAAAGGTGAGTTATTGGAAGCCACAAGCCTCACCCGCGATTTGCGTGAGAACTACGGTATATTCTGTTCAATCGTCGTATATCCGGTTATTCCAAAAGGACTGATCGTGCTCCGGCTTATCCCCACTGCAACGCATTCGTTAGAAGATGTGCAGCGCACGCTTGATGCTTACAGTGAAGTAGCACAAAAGCTAAAAGAAGGGGTATACAAAGAAGATTCTATGGCGATTGCCTGA
- a CDS encoding histone H1, with protein sequence MEKFNEVKELIASLEGDADKFYNKGNSAAGTRVRKGMQDLKNLAQAIRLEVQESKNKAEK encoded by the coding sequence ATGGAAAAATTTAACGAAGTAAAAGAACTTATTGCATCATTAGAAGGCGATGCTGACAAATTTTACAACAAAGGCAACAGCGCTGCTGGTACCCGCGTACGTAAAGGAATGCAAGACCTGAAGAACTTAGCGCAAGCTATCCGTCTTGAGGTTCAAGAGTCAAAAAACAAAGCTGAAAAATAA
- the dapA gene encoding 4-hydroxy-tetrahydrodipicolinate synthase gives MEMFHGTGVAMVTPFDANGQVDYAGLENLIDYLVEGGINYLVSLGTTGESATLNKEEKKKIWAFTAEKVNKRVNLVAGIGGNNTHEVVEAVKEFDTNGYDAILSASPYYNKPTQEGIYQHYKAIAESAALPIILYNVPGRTGSNVSAETTVRLANDFKNIIGTKEASGNFDQFNQIMRDKPADFLFISGDDPVTLPMMAMGAVGLISVIGNALPKQLSTMVNTCLSGNFKAAQQGHYELIEFTRLMFADGSPGGIKTALKQLGVCGDALRLPLVQVSEPVANKIAAELKSIVG, from the coding sequence ATGGAAATGTTTCACGGAACCGGAGTAGCTATGGTAACTCCGTTTGATGCCAATGGCCAGGTTGATTACGCAGGCCTTGAAAATTTAATTGATTACCTAGTTGAGGGTGGTATTAACTACCTGGTATCATTAGGTACAACCGGCGAGAGCGCCACTTTAAATAAGGAAGAGAAGAAGAAGATATGGGCTTTTACGGCCGAAAAAGTTAATAAACGTGTAAACCTGGTAGCCGGCATTGGCGGCAATAACACCCATGAAGTTGTTGAAGCCGTGAAGGAGTTTGATACCAATGGCTATGACGCTATCTTGTCTGCAAGTCCTTACTACAACAAACCTACTCAGGAAGGCATATACCAACACTACAAGGCCATTGCCGAAAGCGCTGCGCTGCCTATTATACTTTACAACGTGCCCGGTCGTACGGGCAGCAACGTAAGTGCCGAAACAACCGTTAGGTTAGCCAATGATTTCAAGAACATTATAGGCACAAAAGAAGCGTCGGGCAACTTTGATCAGTTTAACCAGATCATGCGCGATAAGCCGGCAGATTTTCTGTTCATATCAGGCGATGACCCGGTAACCCTGCCAATGATGGCGATGGGTGCGGTAGGCTTAATATCGGTTATAGGCAATGCTTTACCCAAACAACTGTCGACCATGGTTAATACCTGTTTAAGCGGCAACTTTAAAGCAGCACAACAAGGACACTACGAACTTATTGAGTTTACCCGCCTAATGTTTGCCGATGGAAGCCCGGGCGGTATTAAAACGGCCTTAAAACAGTTAGGGGTTTGCGGCGATGCACTTCGCTTACCATTGGTACAAGTAAGTGAACCTGTTGCAAATAAAATTGCCGCCGAACTAAAGAGTATTGTGGGGTAA